A single region of the Anoplolepis gracilipes chromosome 1, ASM4749672v1, whole genome shotgun sequence genome encodes:
- the LOC140665102 gene encoding uncharacterized protein: MAEPKTEIKEESINEFVEKITTDATDTEDATTIETGDATKYDTDYESIEPDVNKEREEKKKAWLERCMENEWSYEGPLWQVIKSYTEKRKDKERTLLSDVAKLPSRAVEEILPPYECFPLGGFQLQRRADRTPIGLDRCKGTRIWRSMMTRQSTKVFRRRGKIPRTGSGKWPSVWPCVVQDQLKTGEKKGRKKRRDVFPCDSPQDDDEEEFFLREQRSDFANRKELGHVRTRVQCVEPKLELLVDRTVGERPGLVDGDYVIVEFDVPKEQDRRVYANVVLRGLKGMHLPELSPLRERKNTWKFCFYQAVVALLARTQLRYKYAWSVNIDYIYDHAWTLYTHIGTINVKEKQRLDDVVVYNYKYDVEIELIQEMREIPVVRNVDFNYEESGLRRQITLRRKDPLEVRVELGCQKMTNLEYLPVHEETRKIEEWFDKLAARYRDCIFRTTRFSLAFWQDGLFWYLYNPYRCDEFGYWDDDGRACIVKFCSKNSLRRHLMILLLRAYAYREIPKSRDPDRPEIASDDVFDIQIFHVTFHCCQLLNLKLLQRGAPEPSRRRADERPSDSLLEIEDTTDREEDEEDDPREPREKVTWLKCRRVTWGRCAKRKSRSKIAVSGDKVARWHQYYVEEPNKLFSLWGEMHITDRMFDEANRGMQTYACYVVCAGMTRIMAPEYWSPKILDAIVVCGDRYYTRSKHEAELKSAKAEYAHVSCWRRYLCDRFEIGETLFEARMLPAICGRLYARSRECLRGTLERLFSDHHFGVLTCESACLGIFKFCGAYYMCDVNSFGPPLFPYGQGAAYLIRATSLGEFVTVLVLTIASSEPSRFSLNPVEILRIVEIGPAYDSRTKMSKRRKRFGKFIGKMRAFDERTKGRIKK; the protein is encoded by the exons gaagaaagcTTGGCTAGAGAGATGCATGGAAAACGAATGGTCCTATGAGGGACCTCTTTGGCAAGTTATAAAATC ATATACAGAGAAGAGGAAAGACAAGGAGAGGACATTATTATCGGATGTCGCGAAGTTGCCATCACGCGCTGTCGAGGAAATACTTCCGCCTTATGAGTGCTTCCCGCTCGGCGGCTTTCAGCTCCAACGTCGAGCTGATCGAACGCCGATCGGATTAGATCGATGCAAAGGGACGCGAATCTGGAGAAGCATGATGACGAGACAGTCG ACAAAGGTATTTCGGAGGAGAGGAAAAATACCGAGAACTGGAAGTGGAAAATGGCCGAGTGTGTGGCCGTGCGTTGTGCAAGATCAACTGAAGACGGGAGAGAAGAAAGGGCGGAAGAAACGAAGGGACGTTTTCCCTTGTGATTCGCCACAGGATGACGACGAAGAAGAGTTTTTCCTGCGCGAGCAGAGGAGCGATTTCGCAAATCGCAAAGAATTGGGCCACGTTCGCACGCGAGTGCAATGTGTGGAACCTAAGTTGGAATTATTGGTGGATCGCACGGTCGGCGAACGTCCCGGTTTGGTGGACGGTGATTATGTCATCGTAGAATTCGACGTGCCCAAGGAACAAGACAGACGTGTCTACGCCAACGTGGTTCTTCGCGGGTTAAAGGGTATGCATCTACCGGAACTAAGTCCTCTGCGAGAGCGCAAGAACACTTGGAAGTTTTGCTTCTATCAAGCGGTTGTGGCATTATTGGCGAGAACTCAGCTCAG ATACAAGTACGCGTGGAGCGTCAATATCGATTACATCTACGACCACGCCTGGACCCTTTACACTCACATCGGCACGATTAACGTAAAGGAGAAGCAACGTCTAGACGATGTCGTCGTATACAACTACAAGTATGACGTCGAGATAGAGCTGATTCAGGAAATGAGGGAGATACCCGTGGTGCGGAACGTCGATTTCAACTACGAGGAGAGTGGTCTAAGGAGACAGATCACGTTACGCAGAAAGGATCCTCTGGAGGTCAGGGTGGAACTCGGCTGTCAGAAAATGACGAATCTAGAATACTTACCTGTACACGAAGAAACACGCAAGATCGAAGAATGGTTCGACAAGCTAGCTGCGCGATATCGCGACTGCATCTTCCGCACGACTAGATTCTCATTGGCGTTCTGGCAAGATGGCCTCTTCTGGTATCTCTACAATCCTTATCGATGCGACGAGTTCGGTTACTGGGACGATGATGGTCGCGCCTGCATCGTAAAATTTTGCTCCAAGAATTCGCTACGGAGACACCTGATGATCCTCCTGTTGCGAGCCTACGCCTATCGTGAGATTCCAAAGTCGCGCGATCCGGATCGACCTGAGATTGCGAGCGACGACGTATTCGATATTCAAATCTTCCACGTGACCTTTCACTGCTGTCAGCTGCTTAATCTCAAGTTACTACAACGCGGCGCACCTGAACCGTCGCGACGACGCGCCGACGAGCGTCCGTCGGATTCTCTCCTCGAGATCGAAGACACAACCGATCGAGAAGAAGACGAAGAGGACGATCCAAGAGAACCGAGGGAGAAAGTTACGTGGCTGAAGTGTCGTCGAGTGACTTGGGGCAGATGCGCGAAGCGAAAAAGCCGCAGCAAGATCGCCGTTAGCGGTGACAAGGTGGCGAGATGGCATCAGTACTACGTGGAGGAGCCCAACAAGCTTTTCTCCCTGTGGGGCGAGATGCACATAACCGATCGTATGTTCGACGAGGCCAACCGGGGCATGCAGACGTATGCCTGTTACGTGGTATGCGCCGGCATGACCAGGATCATGGCGCCGGAATATTGGAGCCCAAAGATCCTCGACGCGATCGTCGTGTGCGGCGATCGTTATTACACGCGCAGCAAGCACGAGGCCGAGCTCAAGTCTGCCAAAGCTGAATACGCTCACGTGAGCTGCTGGAGGAGATACCTGTGCGATCGCTTCGAGATTGGCGAGACCCTGTTCGAGGCCAGGATGTTGCCGGCCATTTGCGGCAGACTGTACGCGAGATCGCGGGAATGTTTACGAGGAACGCTGGAACGACTGTTTTCTGATCATCACTTTGGCGTCCTCACGTGCGAGAGCGCCTGTCTCGGTATCTTCAAATTTTGCGgcgcatattacatgtgcgaCGTCAACTCATTTGGCCCGCCGCTCTTTCCATATGGTCAAGGTGCCGCCTATCTGATAAGAGCTACGTCTCTGGGCGAATTCGTGACCGTGCTCGTGTTGACCATCGCCTCGTCCGAACCTAGTCGATTTAGTCTAAATCCCGTGGAGATCCTCAGAATTGTCGAGATCGGGCCCGCTTATGATTCTCGCACGAAGATGAGTAAGAGAAGAAAGCGCTTTGGGAAATTCATCGGGAAGATGCGTGCGTTCGACGAACGAACGAAAGGAAGGATAAAAAAGTAG